One Candidatus Methylomirabilota bacterium genomic region harbors:
- a CDS encoding MaoC/PaaZ C-terminal domain-containing protein, whose translation MAGKLFEELELGQTFQHQPGRTITESDNVFFTCLTMNPQPLHIDFHAAQKAEFGKPLVNSLLT comes from the coding sequence ATGGCCGGCAAGCTGTTCGAGGAGCTGGAGCTGGGGCAGACCTTCCAGCATCAGCCCGGGCGCACCATCACCGAATCCGACAACGTCTTCTTCACCTGCCTCACCATGAACCCGCAGCCGCTGCACATCGACTTCCACGCGGCCCAGAAAGCAGAGTTCGGCAAGCCGCTCGTGAACAGCCTGCTCAC
- a CDS encoding isochorismatase family cysteine hydrolase, with product MKDYAGQFNPGFHLDAKRVALVVVDMQYASGSRHEGLGRLLKDQGRQDQGGERFDRIESVVVPTIQRLLEVFRGRGLRVVYLTVGSELPDYSDLPPHMRPMAEAVGNTKGRREHEILDALAPRPHEPVLNKTTMSAFHSSGFERLVRAWGVEQLVFTGVSTNSCVEGTARDAADRGFRCLLVEDGCGAASRRLHDAACENFARLLGRVDSSAQVIAELDAVPAAAR from the coding sequence GTGAAGGACTACGCCGGGCAGTTCAACCCGGGGTTCCATCTCGACGCGAAGCGGGTGGCGCTGGTGGTGGTGGACATGCAATACGCGAGCGGATCGCGCCACGAGGGGCTGGGGCGGCTCCTGAAGGACCAGGGGCGCCAGGACCAGGGCGGCGAGCGCTTCGATCGGATCGAGAGCGTGGTGGTCCCGACCATCCAGCGGCTGCTCGAGGTCTTCCGCGGCCGCGGCCTCCGGGTCGTGTACCTCACGGTGGGCTCCGAGCTGCCCGACTACAGCGATCTGCCGCCGCACATGCGCCCGATGGCGGAGGCGGTCGGCAACACGAAGGGCCGGCGCGAGCACGAGATCCTGGACGCACTGGCGCCGCGGCCGCACGAGCCGGTGCTGAACAAGACCACGATGAGCGCGTTCCACTCCTCGGGCTTCGAGCGGCTGGTGCGCGCGTGGGGCGTGGAGCAGCTCGTGTTCACCGGCGTGTCCACCAACTCCTGCGTGGAGGGGACGGCACGGGACGCAGCCGACCGGGGCTTCCGCTGCCTGCTCGTGGAGGACGGCTGCGGCGCGGCCAGCCGCCGGCTGCACGACGCGGCCTGCGAGAACTTCGCGCGGCTGCTCGGCCGGGTGGACTCGAGCGCGCAGGTCATCGCCGAGCTCGACGCCGTCCCCGCCGCTGCGCGCTAG